A region of Pseudomonas putida DNA encodes the following proteins:
- a CDS encoding ornithine carbamoyltransferase translates to MAFNIHNRNLLSLEHHTTRELRYLLDLSRDLKRAKYTGTEQQHLKGNNIALIFEKTSTRTRCAFEVAAYDQGANVTYIDPNSSQIGHKESMKDTARVLGRMYDAIEYRGFKQEIVEELAKFAGVPVFNGLTDEYHPTQMIADVLTMRENSDKPLHDISYAYLGDARNNMGNSLLLIGAKLGMDVRIAAPKALWPHDDLVERCKKYAEESGARITLTEDPKAAVKGVDFVHTDVWVSMGEPIEAWGERIKQLKPYQVNAELMKATGNPRSKFMHCLPAFHNSDTKVGKQIAEQYPDLANGIEVTDDVFESPACIAFEQAENRMHTIKAILVSTLADL, encoded by the coding sequence ATGGCGTTCAACATCCACAACCGCAACCTGCTCAGCCTCGAACATCACACCACGCGCGAGCTGCGCTACCTGCTGGACCTGTCCCGCGACCTCAAGCGCGCCAAGTACACCGGTACCGAACAGCAGCACCTGAAGGGCAACAACATCGCCCTGATCTTCGAGAAGACCTCGACCCGCACCCGCTGCGCCTTCGAAGTCGCCGCCTATGACCAGGGCGCCAACGTCACCTACATCGACCCCAATTCTTCGCAGATCGGCCACAAAGAAAGCATGAAGGACACCGCCCGCGTACTTGGGCGCATGTACGATGCCATTGAGTACCGTGGCTTCAAGCAGGAAATCGTCGAAGAACTGGCCAAGTTCGCCGGTGTGCCGGTGTTCAACGGCCTGACCGACGAATACCACCCAACCCAGATGATCGCCGACGTGCTGACCATGCGTGAAAACAGCGACAAGCCGCTGCACGACATCAGCTACGCCTACCTGGGCGATGCCCGCAACAACATGGGCAACTCGCTGCTGCTGATCGGCGCCAAGCTCGGCATGGACGTGCGCATCGCCGCGCCCAAGGCGCTGTGGCCGCATGACGACCTGGTCGAGCGCTGCAAGAAGTACGCTGAAGAAAGCGGCGCACGCATCACCCTCACCGAAGACCCGAAAGCCGCCGTCAAGGGCGTGGACTTCGTGCACACCGACGTCTGGGTATCGATGGGCGAGCCGATCGAAGCCTGGGGCGAGCGCATCAAGCAGCTCAAGCCTTATCAGGTGAATGCCGAGCTGATGAAGGCCACCGGCAACCCGCGCAGCAAGTTCATGCACTGCCTGCCGGCCTTCCACAACTCCGACACCAAGGTCGGCAAACAGATCGCCGAACAGTACCCGGACCTGGCCAATGGCATTGAAGTGACCGATGACGTGTTCGAGTCGCCGGCCTGCATCGCCTTCGAGCAGGCGGAAAACCGCATGCATACCATCAAGGCGATCCTGGTTTCGACCCTGGCTGACCTTTAA
- the arcC gene encoding carbamate kinase produces MRIVVALGGNALLRRGEPMTADNQRANIRTATEQIAKIHPGNELVIAHGNGPQVGLLSLQALSYKPDEAYPLDVLGAETEGMIGYMIEQELGNLLAFEVPFATLLTQVEVDANDPAFKDPTKFIGPVYSKEEAERLAKEKGWVVKPDGDKYRRVVASPKPKRIFEIRPIKWLLEKSSIVICAGGGGIPTMYDENRKLKGIEAVIDKDLCSALLAEQLEADLLIIATDVDAAYIDWGKPTQKAIAQAHPDELERLGFAAGSMGPKVQAASDFARNTGKVAVISSLENIEDIVKGTAGTRVSTAKPGISYR; encoded by the coding sequence ATGCGTATCGTTGTTGCATTGGGCGGCAACGCCCTGCTGCGTCGCGGCGAGCCCATGACCGCTGACAACCAGCGCGCCAATATCCGCACCGCCACCGAACAGATCGCCAAGATTCACCCCGGCAACGAACTGGTCATCGCCCACGGCAACGGCCCCCAGGTGGGCCTGCTGTCGCTGCAGGCGCTGTCATACAAGCCGGACGAAGCCTACCCGCTGGACGTGCTCGGCGCCGAGACCGAAGGCATGATCGGCTACATGATCGAACAGGAGCTGGGCAACCTGCTGGCGTTCGAAGTGCCGTTCGCCACCCTGCTCACCCAGGTCGAAGTGGACGCCAACGACCCGGCCTTCAAAGACCCGACCAAGTTCATCGGCCCGGTCTACAGCAAGGAAGAAGCCGAGCGCCTGGCCAAGGAAAAAGGCTGGGTGGTCAAGCCCGACGGCGACAAATACCGCCGTGTGGTGGCCAGCCCCAAACCCAAGCGCATCTTCGAAATCCGCCCGATCAAGTGGCTGCTGGAAAAGAGCAGCATCGTGATTTGCGCCGGCGGCGGTGGCATCCCCACCATGTACGATGAAAACCGCAAGCTCAAAGGCATCGAAGCGGTCATCGACAAGGACCTGTGCTCGGCACTGCTGGCCGAGCAACTGGAAGCCGACCTTCTGATAATCGCCACCGACGTCGATGCGGCCTACATTGACTGGGGCAAGCCTACGCAAAAAGCCATTGCCCAGGCCCACCCTGACGAACTCGAGCGCCTGGGCTTCGCCGCCGGCTCCATGGGGCCGAAGGTGCAAGCTGCCAGTGACTTTGCCCGCAACACCGGCAAAGTGGCGGTGATCAGCTCGCTGGAGAACATCGAAGACATCGTCAAAGGCACCGCCGGCACCCGGGTTTCCACCGCCAAGCCTGGGATCAGCTACCGTTGA
- a CDS encoding DUF5064 family protein, with translation MAQYHPGHVHIERTALNTNDHSYDLNIEYEAVSDPREGRGIQFHMHGSIEGKTVEEKFFLPKDQVLPSFLMLLTRKAQSYLAPPKKFENLSSPHKLYDYMFADIREKLDVKSGDAIKPEHLE, from the coding sequence ATGGCCCAGTACCACCCCGGTCATGTACACATCGAGCGCACCGCGCTGAACACCAATGACCACAGCTATGACCTGAACATCGAATACGAGGCAGTGTCGGATCCCAGGGAAGGCAGAGGCATTCAGTTCCACATGCATGGCAGCATCGAAGGCAAGACGGTGGAGGAGAAGTTCTTCCTGCCCAAGGACCAGGTGTTGCCCAGCTTCCTCATGCTGTTGACCCGCAAGGCTCAGTCTTACCTGGCCCCGCCGAAGAAATTCGAGAACCTGAGTTCACCGCACAAACTCTACGACTATATGTTCGCGGACATTCGCGAAAAGCTGGACGTGAAATCAGGCGACGCGATCAAGCCTGAACATCTGGAGTGA